CCGTTAAAACGGCTCGCCATACTCATTCCGTAAGCGCCTGTGTTTTTTATAGCTAAAATATCCCCCTCATGTACAGTGGGTATTAAGCGGTCTTTCGCGAGAATGTCTGTACTCTCGCATATGTTACCCGAAATTGTAACTCGTTTTTTGCGCCCCTTGGGATTTGAGACATTTACCACCTCATGATAAGCGTCATAAAGCGCCGGTCTTATAAGGTGTGTCATGCCGCTGTTTGTACCCGCAACCAGCTCTCCAGCGGGAGTCTTCTGTATTGCGGTAACCTGAACCAAAAGAGTACCGCTCTCCCCCACCAAAAACCTGCCAGGCTCCACATAAAGACTAAGCTCTTTGCCGTAATTTTTTACAAATTTACCAAATTTATCAGAAAGTTTTTTACCCAACTCTTCAACATCTAATGGTTTTTCATTTGGAAGGTACGGAATCCCAAAACCTCCGCCAAAATCAATAAATTCCAAATCCTCAAAACCTTTTGCTGTGTCCAGCATAATATCCATCGCCTTCAAAAATATAGCCGGGTTTAGTATTCCCGAACCCACATGCTGATGAAGTCCCTTTATTTTAAGATCATATTTATCGGCAATCTGTTTAATTTTTTTAACATCTTTTATATCAATTCCAAACCTGCAATTCGGACCCGCTGTTATAACATGGCTATGATGCCCCGCTCCGTAAGAGGGGTTTATTCTGACCCCAACCTTGATGCCGGGCTTAATTTTACCTATTCGCTCAAGCTGGGTTAAAGAATCAACATTTATAAAAACTTTTTTATTTAAAACAAATTTCAACTCATCTTCGGTTAAATTATTGCCTGTAAAAAGTATATCCCGTGGCTTAAACCCGGCCTCTAAGGCAAGCCAAACCTCGCCGGGGCTTGAAGTATCCGCATATGCCCCGAGTTTGCGTAAAAATTTTAAAATGTGAGTGTTGGGATTTGCTTTTACAGCGTAGTTTATGCGCTTATTCGGATATTTTATTGCCTTATCCAACAAGTTAAACTGCCTTTCAATAATACCCGCATCATAAACATAAAGCGGTGTTCCGTATTTTTTAGCAAGTTGTTTTAATCTTTGATTATTCATAAAAGAAATATTGGCGGGAAGCTGTTGGGCTATTTTGATTTTTTAACCCTTTCCACATACTCTCCCTTCAAAGTGTTCACAAGTATTATGTCGTCCATTTCTATAAAAAGAGGGGTCAAAATCGTAGCGCCACTCTCAATTTTAACCTGTTTTGTTCCTCCGCTTACCGTATTTCCTCGTATATTTGGCGGCGCCTCAACAACTCTGTATTGAACTTTTATAGGCAGCTCTATGCTTATTATGTCGTCTTTAAAAAAAAGTGCTGAAACCTCCAGATTAGGTTTTAAAAAAAACTTCTCACCCCCCAAGCTCTCCTCCGAAAGTTCGTATCTTTCCCCTTTGTTCTCGAGATTACAAAATACGTACTTATCTTTATGTGAATACACAAACTCAAAAATCTTTTTTTGTATATTAGCTTCTTCAAATCTGTCTGAAGACGGATTAAAACCGCGTGTTATTGTAGCCCCGGTTATAAGATTTCTTAACTTGGCCTCAGCGGTTGCCGCCTGCCGCGCCACTTTTTTGTGCTGTATCTCTAAAACACGGTGCGGTGCACCATCCAATAAAATAAGAGTATCCTTTGTTAATTGGCTAACTGTTAGCATATTTTTTGCTTTACAAAATTAGTAATAAGTAATGCGTAATTTTTACAGCGCTGTACCTGCCTGTGTCGTGCGAGGCACACAGACAGGCGCCACCATATTTTTTTAAATAACTCAATGAGGTATTGGCATTGAGTTATTTATTTCTTAGCCCACAGGACTTGAAACCACGTACGCGAGCACATCGAAATTTGGGTCATGCAGCTCGATCATCTCATATTCTTGCCGTTCTATAAAATTAAGGTTGGCTGGATGCTTTGATAAATAATCGTTTTTGAAAATTTCGTAATCAGTTTCGAAATCATTACACCCCACTTGCGGTCGTTCTGTGTCTGGTTTTCGGATTCGAAGATGGGTTATGAGATTACCACCTGCTTCGATTGGATCGCGCAACTCAACCCGCGGCCCATTGTTATAATTGTAAGGTTTCCCCAACTTCTCTATAATTTTAACTAATGCGTCAAACTCTTCTTGGGAGTGAGAAAACACCGTCAAAGATTTAATCGAAAAAGCCCTTCCAAGAACCTTTTGAGCCATCTTTGAGGTTTCTGAAGCAACATATTTTACCGTTTCGACTAACTGCTCCTGATTTCGAATTTCTTTAGCCATACCTTTATTTATCATAGCACTTTTTACTTATCACTTATTACTTATTACTAATAAACTCTGTTTTAGACGAGCTTATCATATAAATTTCCATTTTTTCAAGTGCTTCTTCAACCAGCTTATTCGCTTCCAATCCTTCCTTCAGTTTAATCAAGGCATCTTGTGAAACCTTAGTTCTTGGATTGTTTGATGCAAAAACAGCGCAGCAGTCATCATAAGGAAGTATAGAGGTTTTAAATGTCTCTATTTTCTTTGCGATATCAATTGTTTCTTCTTTATCAAAAGCCAAAAGAGGGCGCATTATCGGTATTTCTATTTCGTGCCCCACAGCAGCCATGTTCTCTATTGTTTGACTTGCAACCTGTCCCAGACTCTCACCTGTGATAAGGGCTTTATATTCATTATTTTGCGATAGTTCCTGCGCTATCTCTGTCATAAACCTCCTTGATACCAGCGTTAAGAACGGGTTCTGTATGTTTTTAGATATTTCAACCTGCAGTCCTGTAAAATACACCACAAAGAGTCTAATTGGCGCCGCTTTATATCGCGACAAAATTTTACAAAGGTCTATTATTTTCTCTTTTGTCTTATCTCCCGTATACGGCGGGGTATGGAAGTATACAGCATCAACAGGCATTCCCCTTTTCATCATCATCCAGCCTGCCACGGGGCTATCTATCCCGCCCGAAAGCATAAGCAACCCGGGTGATGCCGTTCCCACAGGCAACCCCCCCAGTCCTTTTGCTTCATTGCCGGTTGAATATGCGTAAACTTCATTCTTTCTAACTTCGATTTCAACAATAAAATCAGGGTCGTGAATATCTACAGCAAGTTCGCTAAATTTATTAAGCACCTTCCCCCCTATTTCAGTGTTTATTTCCATGGAGTTCTTTTCAAACTTTTTGTTCCCGCGCCTTGCCTCTATTTTAAATGTCTTAGCGCCGTTTTTTATCTCCTGACTAGTTATTTCATATGAAATTTCTTCAATATCAGCCATTGAAAGCCCTGTTTTATATGCTTCAACATAGCCTGTAATACCGAACACATATTTTAGTTTTTCTGTTATCTGTTTTCTGTTATCTGTTTTCTGTACATATATCCTCCCCTC
The window above is part of the Candidatus Spechtbacterales bacterium genome. Proteins encoded here:
- the thiI gene encoding tRNA uracil 4-sulfurtransferase ThiI, yielding EGRIYVQKTDNRKQITEKLKYVFGITGYVEAYKTGLSMADIEEISYEITSQEIKNGAKTFKIEARRGNKKFEKNSMEINTEIGGKVLNKFSELAVDIHDPDFIVEIEVRKNEVYAYSTGNEAKGLGGLPVGTASPGLLMLSGGIDSPVAGWMMMKRGMPVDAVYFHTPPYTGDKTKEKIIDLCKILSRYKAAPIRLFVVYFTGLQVEISKNIQNPFLTLVSRRFMTEIAQELSQNNEYKALITGESLGQVASQTIENMAAVGHEIEIPIMRPLLAFDKEETIDIAKKIETFKTSILPYDDCCAVFASNNPRTKVSQDALIKLKEGLEANKLVEEALEKMEIYMISSSKTEFISNK
- a CDS encoding elongation factor P, with the protein product MLTVSQLTKDTLILLDGAPHRVLEIQHKKVARQAATAEAKLRNLITGATITRGFNPSSDRFEEANIQKKIFEFVYSHKDKYVFCNLENKGERYELSEESLGGEKFFLKPNLEVSALFFKDDIISIELPIKVQYRVVEAPPNIRGNTVSGGTKQVKIESGATILTPLFIEMDDIILVNTLKGEYVERVKKSK
- the lysA gene encoding diaminopimelate decarboxylase — encoded protein: MNNQRLKQLAKKYGTPLYVYDAGIIERQFNLLDKAIKYPNKRINYAVKANPNTHILKFLRKLGAYADTSSPGEVWLALEAGFKPRDILFTGNNLTEDELKFVLNKKVFINVDSLTQLERIGKIKPGIKVGVRINPSYGAGHHSHVITAGPNCRFGIDIKDVKKIKQIADKYDLKIKGLHQHVGSGILNPAIFLKAMDIMLDTAKGFEDLEFIDFGGGFGIPYLPNEKPLDVEELGKKLSDKFGKFVKNYGKELSLYVEPGRFLVGESGTLLVQVTAIQKTPAGELVAGTNSGMTHLIRPALYDAYHEVVNVSNPKGRKKRVTISGNICESTDILAKDRLIPTVHEGDILAIKNTGAYGMSMASRFNGRLLPAEVLVKNNKEIVIRKRDTYKDLLPK